In Flavobacterium sp., a single window of DNA contains:
- a CDS encoding metalloregulator ArsR/SmtB family transcription factor: MENNQSCIRVFADQTQITQCREKLQSNAQSFDRLSSLLALAGNEVRLKIMFLLEEENELCPCDLADILSMSIPAISQHLRKLKDGGVIEARRSGQIIFYSLKAEHLKLLQPFFKIIINNKSKKELV; the protein is encoded by the coding sequence ATGGAAAACAACCAATCGTGTATTAGGGTATTTGCCGACCAAACTCAAATTACACAATGCAGAGAAAAACTGCAATCAAATGCTCAATCCTTTGATCGATTAAGCAGCTTGTTGGCTTTGGCCGGCAATGAAGTAAGACTTAAAATTATGTTCCTGCTTGAAGAGGAAAACGAACTTTGCCCTTGTGACCTTGCCGACATTTTAAGTATGAGTATACCTGCTATTTCTCAACATTTAAGAAAATTGAAGGATGGAGGAGTAATCGAAGCGAGACGTTCAGGACAAATTATTTTCTATTCTCTTAAAGCAGAACATCTAAAATTGCTTCAACCTTTTTTCAAAATCATTATTAACAATAAATCAAAAAAAGAACTCGTATGA
- the merTP gene encoding mercuric transport protein MerTP — MNKKSESGKLAGASVFTAIAASLCCITPVLALISGAGGIVSSFSWLEPARPYLLGITVLVLGFAWYQKLKPKKSDVECDCEEDEKPSFMQTKKFLGIVTVFAFLMMAFPYYGHIFYPKADKEVVVISSDNIQEVKFNVSGMTCASCEEHIKHAVNELPGIVSVSANSNDGTTNVKFDNSKTDKSTITKAINGTGYKVSGEINK; from the coding sequence ATGAATAAAAAATCAGAATCAGGAAAACTTGCAGGAGCAAGTGTTTTTACAGCTATTGCAGCATCACTTTGTTGCATTACACCAGTTTTAGCCCTTATATCAGGTGCAGGAGGAATTGTGTCATCCTTTTCATGGTTAGAACCTGCAAGACCATATTTACTTGGCATTACCGTTTTAGTATTGGGTTTTGCTTGGTATCAGAAATTGAAGCCAAAGAAATCAGATGTAGAATGTGATTGTGAAGAAGATGAGAAACCGTCTTTTATGCAAACCAAAAAGTTTTTAGGGATTGTAACCGTATTTGCCTTTCTGATGATGGCTTTCCCTTATTACGGGCATATTTTCTATCCGAAAGCAGACAAAGAAGTAGTTGTAATTTCTTCTGACAACATCCAAGAAGTAAAATTTAATGTAAGTGGAATGACTTGTGCGAGTTGCGAAGAACACATAAAACACGCAGTAAACGAATTGCCTGGAATTGTAAGTGTCTCTGCTAACAGCAATGATGGAACTACCAATGTAAAATTCGACAATTCTAAAACGGACAAATCTACAATCACAAAAGCAATAAATGGAACTGGTTACAAAGTTTCAGGGGAAATTAACAAGTAA
- a CDS encoding heavy-metal-associated domain-containing protein: protein MNKKILIAIFGFTLLSFQADAQCCAASSNKKTITENSDQKNGVTVKLKITGMTCAGCANHISKALKNVNGVIEQSVEYPGDVAIVKYDSAKTKPEELIKAIEKAGYKAEVIKPNTKA, encoded by the coding sequence ATGAACAAAAAAATTTTAATCGCAATCTTTGGATTTACCTTATTATCCTTTCAAGCAGATGCACAATGTTGTGCTGCTTCTTCCAACAAAAAAACAATTACTGAAAACAGTGATCAGAAAAATGGTGTTACTGTTAAACTAAAAATCACAGGAATGACTTGTGCCGGATGCGCAAACCATATATCAAAAGCCCTGAAAAATGTAAATGGTGTTATAGAACAATCAGTTGAGTATCCGGGTGATGTTGCCATAGTAAAGTATGATTCCGCCAAAACCAAACCAGAAGAACTGATTAAAGCCATTGAGAAAGCAGGATACAAAGCTGAAGTTATTAAGCCCAATACAAAGGCGTAA
- the merA gene encoding mercury(II) reductase — translation MNFIKNIIGNGAEHKNGKAVTEEKLLLEISGMTCDHCATGIEKMLLKNEGVTEAKVSYQSGSCECSFDPSKTSKEEIVNTINETKNYKVKSEIKKEDCCATQKDSSLQNSSHFDLIIIGGGSAAFSAAIKAESLGLSTLMVNGGLDFGGTCVNVGCVPSKNLIRAGETAYHSTHSNFTGIKPKGVDIDFAQVIKDKKKLVATLQEKKYMDVVSDFENLKMVTGWAEFKDNKTIVVDSKTEYTALKFIIATGATTNIPNIEGLNEIGYLTNVSLFDLEEKPESITIMGAGYIGLEIATAYNRLGVKVRIIEFTDRVLRTQTPDISEALEAQMRKEGIEILPNFRAVKFEKKGSETIIHCKCPDGSFKQITEKGKIVVASGTKPNTQKLGLQNIGLQLTKSGHIAVNEKMETNLTNIYAVGDVTNTPAFVYTAAFEGKIAVENAFSGSENKADYSSLPWVVFTDPQVAGAGLDEAQAELQNIPFEVSKIELKDVPRAIAANDTRGFIKLIRNTETDKLIGARIVAPEGGEIIQQLSMAIKYGITVRDLAESFYPYLTLGEGIKLAAITFGKDVSKLSCCAS, via the coding sequence ATGAATTTCATAAAAAATATAATAGGTAACGGAGCCGAACATAAAAATGGCAAAGCTGTTACTGAAGAAAAACTATTACTTGAAATTTCGGGCATGACCTGCGACCATTGTGCAACAGGCATTGAAAAAATGCTTTTAAAAAATGAAGGTGTAACAGAAGCCAAAGTAAGTTATCAAAGTGGCAGTTGCGAATGTTCGTTTGATCCTTCAAAAACAAGTAAAGAAGAAATTGTAAATACAATCAACGAAACAAAAAACTACAAAGTAAAAAGCGAAATCAAAAAAGAGGATTGTTGCGCTACACAAAAAGATAGTTCTTTACAAAATAGCAGCCATTTTGATTTAATCATTATTGGTGGTGGTTCGGCTGCATTTTCAGCAGCTATCAAAGCCGAAAGTTTAGGACTATCAACCTTGATGGTAAACGGCGGATTAGATTTCGGAGGAACTTGCGTAAATGTAGGTTGTGTACCATCTAAAAATTTAATCCGTGCTGGAGAAACTGCTTATCACTCCACACATTCCAACTTTACAGGTATTAAACCCAAAGGAGTTGATATTGATTTTGCACAGGTTATCAAAGACAAGAAAAAATTGGTTGCCACACTTCAAGAAAAAAAATATATGGATGTGGTAAGCGATTTTGAAAACCTGAAAATGGTAACAGGTTGGGCAGAGTTTAAAGACAACAAAACAATTGTTGTGGATAGTAAAACAGAATATACAGCTTTGAAATTCATCATTGCCACTGGTGCGACTACCAATATCCCAAACATTGAAGGATTGAATGAAATTGGCTACCTGACCAATGTCTCGCTTTTTGATTTAGAAGAAAAACCCGAAAGCATTACCATTATGGGGGCAGGATATATCGGATTGGAAATTGCTACGGCTTACAACCGTTTGGGGGTAAAGGTTCGTATCATAGAATTTACAGACAGAGTATTGCGAACACAAACCCCAGACATCAGCGAAGCATTGGAAGCACAAATGCGAAAAGAAGGTATTGAAATTCTTCCAAATTTCCGTGCTGTTAAATTTGAGAAAAAAGGAAGCGAGACAATTATTCATTGTAAATGTCCAGACGGTTCTTTCAAGCAAATCACAGAAAAGGGGAAAATTGTTGTTGCATCAGGTACAAAACCTAATACACAAAAATTAGGCTTACAAAATATCGGATTGCAATTAACTAAAAGCGGACACATTGCAGTAAATGAAAAAATGGAAACAAATTTAACTAACATTTATGCTGTGGGCGATGTTACCAACACACCCGCATTTGTTTACACAGCCGCTTTTGAAGGAAAAATTGCCGTAGAAAATGCTTTTTCAGGAAGTGAAAATAAAGCAGATTACTCTTCTTTACCTTGGGTAGTATTTACTGACCCGCAAGTAGCAGGTGCAGGCTTGGACGAAGCACAAGCTGAACTGCAAAATATTCCGTTTGAAGTTTCTAAAATAGAATTGAAAGACGTGCCGAGAGCCATTGCAGCAAATGACACAAGAGGTTTTATAAAGCTTATTCGCAACACCGAGACCGACAAACTAATCGGAGCAAGAATAGTAGCACCCGAAGGCGGAGAAATTATTCAACAATTGAGTATGGCAATTAAATACGGTATTACTGTAAGAGACCTTGCAGAGAGTTTTTACCCCTATTTGACATTGGGTGAAGGAATAAAATTAGCTGCTATTACATTTGGTAAAGACGTTTCAAAGTTGAGTTGTTGTGCGAGTTAA
- a CDS encoding nucleotidyl transferase AbiEii/AbiGii toxin family protein, producing MLYKETVTQEMWELLQRLMKDEKLKEHVLVGGTALALRLGHRLSVDIDLFTTKDFDSKMMLKYLHDTYGVNQNESKVFPNTVLTYIDNIKVDIVTHNYPLLNSVETTEGVRMISNEDIGAMKLHAIHQSGDRYKDFVDMYFMLEQEPLKFYLQAYQRKYDKDPYWASIGLNTYDKITTFEGVDVLKEKEQNWKNIQKRLELAVKNPLYKFKSETQDLPINPNKNRGFRR from the coding sequence ATGCTCTACAAAGAAACAGTTACCCAGGAGATGTGGGAACTTCTCCAAAGACTTATGAAAGATGAAAAATTGAAAGAACATGTGCTGGTCGGAGGTACGGCGCTAGCCTTACGATTAGGACACCGCTTATCGGTAGATATAGATCTTTTTACAACAAAAGATTTTGATTCGAAGATGATGCTCAAATATCTGCATGATACTTACGGTGTAAATCAAAACGAAAGCAAGGTCTTCCCTAACACAGTTCTTACCTACATCGATAATATAAAAGTCGATATTGTTACACACAATTACCCTCTTCTAAATTCAGTAGAAACAACTGAAGGAGTCCGCATGATTTCCAATGAAGACATTGGAGCAATGAAACTCCATGCAATTCATCAGAGCGGTGACAGATACAAGGATTTTGTCGATATGTACTTTATGCTTGAACAAGAGCCCTTAAAGTTCTATCTTCAAGCCTATCAGAGAAAATATGATAAAGACCCGTATTGGGCTTCAATAGGTCTTAATACATATGACAAGATTACCACCTTTGAAGGCGTAGATGTGCTGAAAGAAAAAGAGCAGAACTGGAAAAACATCCAAAAACGGCTGGAGCTGGCAGTAAAAAATCCTCTATATAAATTTAAATCAGAGACCCAAGATTTACCAATTAACCCCAATAAAAATAGAGGTTTTCGCAGGTAA
- the mobA gene encoding conjugal transfer protein MobA, with translation MENEEKKNPHKGGRPPKIDPAVHRYSISLTEEENARFLTLFETSGMHVMAHFITACVFQKGIKTVNIDKATIDYYMRLTSFYSQFRAVGVNYNQVVKILYQKFSEKKASAYLYKLEKQTIELAVLSKKIIQLTEEFELKHLKK, from the coding sequence ATGGAAAATGAAGAAAAAAAGAACCCACATAAAGGAGGCAGACCTCCTAAAATTGATCCCGCCGTTCACCGCTATTCCATCAGTCTTACTGAGGAAGAAAATGCACGATTCCTGACTCTTTTTGAGACTTCAGGAATGCATGTAATGGCGCACTTTATTACGGCGTGCGTTTTTCAAAAAGGGATAAAAACAGTAAATATCGATAAAGCTACAATAGATTATTATATGCGCCTGACCTCTTTTTACAGCCAGTTTAGGGCTGTCGGGGTAAATTACAATCAGGTTGTCAAGATTCTATATCAAAAATTTTCCGAAAAGAAAGCTTCGGCATATTTGTACAAACTGGAAAAGCAGACAATCGAATTAGCTGTTTTATCTAAAAAGATAATACAGCTCACAGAGGAATTTGAATTAAAGCATCTTAAAAAATAA
- a CDS encoding recombinase family protein produces the protein MKRAIRYLRFSQLGQSNGSIERQELYTDQYLQYNNIQLVDTFIDRGKSAKTFDRPDFIKLQTFIAKHYKSVDYLLVDQLDRFSRDAGEAMNMVKQFQKKYSIQIISVTEGIVFDYDTPGSFFRAGLQLLLAEEDNINRSIKVRGGLYTARAKEGRFLTREKPFGYSKIGEGKQRHLEVNEIEAKVVRNIYDMFLRDVPLYKIKEIAYGAGFDRKGNMAIDRVLANPVYAGLVRVEPFKDLPGGLFPAIHEPIVDKTTWTMVQSKMKKVDKVKVTVDEEIPLRGVVKCHCGTPLTGAPSRGKSGKYFYYYKCKHSKHNNISAVKAHEQFLNACNLMSVPEGKIKEIRAGSYASIEQEVKANKKKVADKRHELDEVQHRLNKVEEKWFKDEINKDTYERWYSTYSDHILTLTASIERFSTNQGKAFEVLDNNLDLMSDIRHVYTKLDVLQKRQFVNMVFDGNLYYQEGIYRTPTMMEIFSHNASKMEEKGYLIYQKKRDNRNVIPHSGR, from the coding sequence ATGAAGAGGGCGATTAGATATTTAAGGTTTAGCCAGTTGGGACAAAGTAACGGCTCTATTGAAAGACAGGAATTATATACTGATCAATACCTGCAGTATAATAATATACAATTGGTAGATACCTTTATCGACAGAGGGAAAAGTGCCAAGACTTTTGATCGTCCGGATTTTATAAAACTGCAGACATTTATTGCGAAACATTATAAATCTGTAGATTATCTCCTTGTAGATCAGCTTGACCGTTTCAGCAGGGACGCTGGAGAAGCGATGAATATGGTAAAGCAGTTCCAAAAAAAATATAGTATTCAGATTATCAGCGTGACTGAAGGGATTGTTTTTGATTATGACACGCCGGGAAGCTTTTTCAGGGCAGGGTTACAATTGTTACTTGCTGAAGAGGATAATATCAACAGAAGTATAAAAGTGCGTGGCGGGCTTTACACTGCCCGTGCTAAAGAAGGCCGCTTCCTTACCAGAGAAAAACCTTTTGGCTACAGCAAGATTGGAGAAGGAAAACAGCGACATCTTGAAGTAAATGAAATAGAAGCCAAAGTGGTAAGAAATATTTATGATATGTTCCTACGTGATGTGCCATTATATAAAATCAAGGAAATTGCGTACGGAGCTGGATTTGACAGAAAAGGCAACATGGCTATTGACCGCGTGCTGGCAAATCCTGTTTATGCAGGACTTGTCAGAGTTGAACCTTTCAAGGATCTGCCGGGAGGCCTTTTTCCAGCTATTCATGAACCGATAGTTGATAAGACAACATGGACAATGGTACAATCCAAAATGAAAAAGGTTGATAAGGTAAAAGTAACTGTAGACGAGGAAATACCGCTGAGAGGCGTTGTAAAATGCCACTGCGGAACTCCTCTGACAGGCGCACCCTCTCGTGGTAAATCTGGAAAATATTTTTACTATTATAAATGTAAGCATTCGAAACATAACAACATAAGTGCTGTAAAAGCACATGAGCAGTTTTTAAATGCCTGCAACCTCATGAGTGTTCCTGAAGGGAAAATTAAGGAAATAAGAGCTGGATCTTATGCTTCAATTGAACAGGAAGTAAAAGCAAACAAGAAAAAAGTTGCAGACAAAAGGCACGAACTTGACGAAGTACAGCACAGATTAAATAAGGTAGAAGAAAAATGGTTTAAAGATGAAATAAATAAAGACACTTACGAAAGATGGTATTCTACCTATAGTGATCATATCTTAACACTTACTGCATCAATAGAAAGATTCAGTACAAACCAAGGTAAAGCTTTTGAAGTTCTAGATAATAACTTGGATTTAATGAGTGATATCAGGCATGTATATACAAAATTAGATGTTTTGCAAAAACGTCAATTTGTAAACATGGTGTTCGATGGCAACTTATACTACCAAGAGGGTATATATCGAACACCTACAATGATGGAGATATTTTCTCATAATGCCAGTAAAATGGAGGAAAAAGGATATCTTATATATCAAAAAAAGAGGGATAACAGAAATGTTATCCCTCACAGTGGGCGATGA